A single region of the Salarchaeum japonicum genome encodes:
- a CDS encoding cupin domain-containing protein, with amino-acid sequence MSDHEYARVHVPDVESTPNPTREKKEVDEAVGASRFGFNVYTADPGERLPWGYHRHPDHEELFYVLAGELRVQTADGTEHLNAEDAFFVPENAPVSAEAVGDRPARVVAVGAPKDADDAIIEEECPVCGEVTGRTHDVAGDEYVLYCESCGAEVTRFD; translated from the coding sequence ATGAGCGACCACGAGTACGCGCGCGTCCACGTTCCCGACGTCGAGAGCACGCCGAACCCGACCCGGGAGAAGAAGGAAGTGGACGAGGCCGTCGGCGCGTCCAGGTTCGGGTTCAACGTCTACACTGCCGACCCCGGCGAACGCCTCCCCTGGGGCTACCACCGCCACCCCGACCACGAGGAACTGTTCTACGTCCTCGCGGGCGAACTCCGCGTCCAGACCGCGGACGGCACCGAACACCTGAACGCGGAGGACGCCTTCTTCGTCCCGGAGAACGCGCCCGTCTCCGCGGAAGCCGTCGGCGACCGACCGGCGCGCGTTGTCGCCGTCGGCGCGCCGAAGGACGCCGACGATGCAATAATCGAGGAGGAGTGCCCGGTCTGCGGCGAGGTGACGGGGCGAACGCACGACGTAGCGGGCGACGAGTACGTCTTGTACTGCGAGTCGTGCGGCGCGGAAGTGACGCGGTTCGACTAA
- a CDS encoding MBL fold metallo-hydrolase, with amino-acid sequence MVIRADGPADEYREIDRFDGGVGWIAHPEEAMARASHVLEIDGDAWVIDPVDAPGVDDLVGEFGGEVAGVVVLSDRHARDADAFGDRHDAPVYVPSFVTPELSGPSTPFSGELEDTGFEVLHAVDVPGWREAALYDGETLVVADVLGDTEYFRAGDERIGVHPMLRAFPPKALRGLEPERILSGHGPGVLDGAARALDDAYRTSRKNIPRVVAKGLKSLF; translated from the coding sequence ATGGTCATCCGTGCGGACGGGCCGGCGGACGAGTACCGCGAGATAGACCGGTTCGACGGCGGCGTCGGCTGGATCGCCCACCCGGAGGAGGCGATGGCGCGCGCGAGTCACGTCCTCGAAATCGACGGGGACGCGTGGGTCATCGACCCCGTGGACGCGCCCGGTGTGGACGACCTCGTCGGCGAGTTCGGCGGCGAGGTGGCGGGTGTCGTCGTGTTGAGCGACCGGCACGCGCGGGACGCGGACGCGTTCGGCGACCGCCACGACGCGCCCGTCTACGTTCCGAGCTTCGTCACGCCCGAACTCTCCGGGCCGAGCACGCCGTTCTCGGGCGAACTCGAAGACACGGGGTTCGAGGTGTTGCACGCGGTGGACGTGCCGGGCTGGCGGGAGGCCGCGCTGTACGACGGGGAGACGCTCGTCGTCGCCGACGTCCTCGGGGACACCGAGTACTTCCGGGCGGGCGACGAGCGCATCGGCGTCCACCCGATGCTGCGCGCGTTCCCGCCGAAAGCGCTCCGGGGCCTCGAACCCGAGCGCATCCTCTCCGGACACGGCCCCGGCGTGTTGGACGGCGCGGCGCGCGCGCTCGACGACGCCTACCGCACGTCCCGCAAGAACATTCCGCGCGTCGTGGCGAAGGGCCTGAAGTCACTCTTCTGA